The proteins below are encoded in one region of Rhodoluna lacicola:
- the rpsO gene encoding 30S ribosomal protein S15 — translation MALDAAVKTAIINEYATKPGDTGSPEVQIAVLTQRIKDLTEHLKEHKHDHHSRRGLLILVGQRRRLLGYLQGVDINRYRALIERLGLRR, via the coding sequence ATGGCATTAGATGCAGCAGTAAAAACCGCAATTATCAACGAGTATGCAACCAAGCCAGGCGACACTGGTTCTCCTGAGGTTCAGATCGCAGTTCTGACTCAGCGCATCAAGGACCTAACCGAGCACCTAAAGGAGCACAAGCACGACCACCACTCACGCCGTGGTCTATTGATCCTGGTTGGTCAGCGTCGTCGTCTACTTGGCTACCTACAGGGCGTAGACATCAACCGCTACCGTGCTCTAATCGAGCGCCTAGGGCTTCGTCGCTAA
- a CDS encoding polyribonucleotide nucleotidyltransferase → MEGPEIKATEAVIDNGKFGKRVIRFETGRLAQQAQGAAAVYIDEETMLFSATTASKQPKDQFDFFPLTIDVEERMYAAGRIPGSFFRREGRPSTEAILACRLIDRPLRPSFVDGLRNEIQVVVTVWAIEPDEMYDVVAINAASMSTQLAGLPFSGPIGGVRVALIDGQWVGFPKHSQLERAVFNMVVAGRVIVENGVEDVAIMMVEAEASENAMDLIAAGAKAPSEEVVSEGLEAAKPFIKALVKAQADLAAVAAKPTADYPTFLPYTDEVFAAVESSAGAELAKVYQIADKVERQDADDALKAATKEKLEAQLSEEQMAQFSAAYKSVTKKIMRTRVLKENIRIDGRGLRDIRTLDAEVAVIPRVHGSAIFQRGETQILGITTLNMLKMEQQIDSLSPVTSKRYMHNYNFPPYSTGEVGRVGTPKRREIGHGALAERALVPVLPKREDFPYAIRQVSEALGSNGSTSMGSVCASTLALLNAGVPLRAPVAGIAMGLISDTVDGKVQYAAITDILGAEDALGDMDFKVAGTRDFITAIQLDTKLDGIPASVLAGALTQAKEARLTILDVMAQAISEPDEMAPTAPRVIAVKIPVDKIGEVIGPKGKMINQIQEDTGADISIEDDGTVYIGATDGPSAEAAKAAVNAIANPHVPEIGERFLGTVVKLATFGAFVSLVPGKDGLLHISELKKMAGKRVENVEDVLEVGQKLQVEITKIDDRGKLSLAPVVEGDAAASDSDEE, encoded by the coding sequence ATGGAAGGTCCAGAAATCAAAGCAACAGAAGCCGTTATCGATAACGGCAAATTCGGTAAGCGTGTTATTCGCTTCGAAACCGGTCGACTAGCTCAGCAGGCACAGGGTGCGGCTGCGGTTTACATCGACGAAGAGACCATGCTGTTCTCGGCTACCACTGCAAGCAAGCAGCCAAAAGATCAGTTCGACTTCTTCCCACTAACTATCGACGTTGAAGAGCGCATGTATGCAGCTGGTCGAATTCCAGGCAGCTTCTTCCGTCGCGAGGGTCGTCCATCAACTGAGGCAATTCTTGCTTGTCGTTTGATCGACCGTCCACTACGCCCATCATTCGTTGATGGTCTTCGCAACGAAATTCAGGTTGTAGTTACCGTTTGGGCAATTGAGCCTGACGAAATGTATGACGTAGTTGCAATCAACGCAGCTTCAATGTCAACTCAGCTTGCTGGTCTGCCATTCTCTGGTCCTATCGGTGGTGTGCGCGTTGCACTTATCGACGGTCAGTGGGTTGGTTTCCCTAAGCACTCTCAGCTAGAGCGCGCAGTATTCAACATGGTTGTTGCTGGTCGCGTAATCGTTGAGAACGGCGTCGAAGACGTTGCAATCATGATGGTTGAAGCTGAAGCATCTGAAAACGCAATGGACCTAATCGCTGCTGGTGCAAAGGCTCCTTCAGAAGAAGTTGTCTCAGAGGGTCTAGAGGCTGCAAAGCCATTCATCAAGGCTTTGGTTAAAGCTCAGGCCGACCTGGCTGCAGTTGCTGCAAAGCCAACTGCTGACTACCCAACCTTCTTGCCATACACCGATGAAGTTTTCGCTGCGGTTGAGTCATCAGCTGGTGCGGAACTTGCAAAGGTTTACCAGATTGCTGACAAGGTTGAGCGTCAGGATGCCGACGATGCACTGAAGGCTGCAACCAAAGAGAAGTTGGAAGCTCAGCTTTCAGAAGAGCAGATGGCTCAGTTCTCTGCTGCTTACAAGTCAGTAACCAAGAAGATTATGCGTACTCGCGTGCTGAAGGAAAACATCCGTATCGATGGCCGTGGTCTTCGTGACATTCGTACCCTTGATGCAGAAGTTGCAGTTATTCCTCGCGTTCACGGTTCAGCAATCTTCCAGCGCGGTGAGACCCAGATTCTTGGTATCACCACCTTGAACATGTTGAAGATGGAACAGCAGATTGACTCACTGAGCCCAGTGACGTCAAAGCGCTACATGCACAACTACAACTTCCCGCCTTACTCAACAGGTGAAGTTGGCCGCGTGGGTACTCCAAAGCGTCGCGAGATTGGTCACGGTGCTCTTGCTGAGCGCGCGTTGGTTCCAGTTCTGCCAAAGCGCGAGGACTTCCCATACGCAATACGTCAGGTATCTGAGGCTCTTGGTTCAAACGGTTCAACCTCTATGGGTTCTGTTTGTGCTTCGACTCTTGCACTTCTAAACGCTGGTGTGCCACTTCGCGCTCCGGTAGCAGGTATTGCAATGGGTCTGATCTCTGACACCGTTGATGGCAAGGTTCAGTACGCAGCAATCACCGATATCCTTGGCGCCGAAGATGCACTTGGCGACATGGACTTCAAGGTTGCCGGTACTCGCGACTTCATCACAGCGATTCAGCTAGACACCAAGCTTGACGGTATTCCTGCATCAGTTCTTGCTGGCGCACTTACCCAGGCTAAGGAAGCACGTCTAACCATTCTTGACGTAATGGCACAGGCAATTTCTGAGCCAGACGAGATGGCTCCTACTGCTCCTCGCGTTATCGCGGTGAAGATTCCAGTTGACAAGATCGGTGAAGTCATTGGTCCAAAGGGCAAGATGATTAACCAGATCCAGGAAGACACTGGCGCTGACATCTCTATCGAAGACGACGGTACCGTTTACATTGGTGCAACCGATGGCCCATCAGCAGAAGCTGCTAAGGCTGCGGTTAACGCAATTGCAAACCCACACGTCCCTGAGATTGGCGAGCGTTTCCTAGGAACCGTTGTGAAGCTAGCTACCTTTGGTGCTTTCGTTTCACTAGTTCCGGGCAAGGACGGTCTACTACACATCTCTGAACTAAAGAAGATGGCTGGCAAGCGCGTTGAGAATGTTGAAGACGTTCTTGAGGTTGGCCAGAAGCTACAGGTTGAGATCACCAAGATCGATGACCGCGGAAAGCTTTCACTAGCCCCGGTTGTTGAGGGTGATGCAGCCGCATCAGATTCAGACGAAGAGTAA
- a CDS encoding M16 family metallopeptidase has translation MSEVLFPLDQSDLSFTASGGSTVRRSILPSGVRVLTEHMPGAQSVSVSFSVAVGSRDETDGHFGSTHFLEHLLFKGTKKRSALEIAVAFDSVGGSSNASTGKEHTSYYARVQDKALPLAVDVIGDMLASSLIDPKEFENERTVILEELAMNDDDPQDVAHEAFAQAVLGDHPLGRPIGGTNETISAVTRDAVWGHYQDNYRPQDLVIAAAGGVEHGQLIHLVETALIEAGWDLNKQANPVERRLLHPARISRGTELKVIQRPIAQANVLLGMQGLVADDERRYAMGILNTVLGGGMSSRMFQEIREKRGLAYSVYSFNQGYSDGAYFGLYAGCSPAKTAEVTRLMVAELEKIATDGIRQDELELAKGNISGSLALKYESTMARMNRLISAEIVNGEFFDLDDSLLHVNAVTLADVQNLATDLIRRERSIVAVGDLDESTFAEFI, from the coding sequence ATGAGTGAAGTTCTATTTCCGCTAGACCAGAGCGACCTTTCGTTCACCGCTTCGGGAGGTAGCACGGTTCGCCGTTCTATCCTCCCAAGCGGTGTTCGCGTTTTAACGGAACACATGCCAGGTGCGCAAAGCGTATCGGTGTCGTTTTCAGTTGCGGTTGGTTCACGAGACGAAACCGATGGCCACTTTGGCTCCACTCACTTTCTTGAGCACCTGTTGTTCAAGGGCACCAAAAAGCGCAGCGCACTAGAAATTGCAGTTGCGTTTGATTCCGTCGGTGGCTCATCCAATGCCTCGACCGGTAAGGAACACACCAGTTACTACGCGCGCGTTCAAGACAAGGCGCTACCGCTGGCGGTTGATGTCATCGGCGACATGCTTGCGTCTTCGCTGATTGACCCCAAAGAATTTGAAAACGAACGCACCGTAATTCTTGAAGAGCTCGCCATGAATGACGACGATCCGCAAGACGTGGCGCACGAAGCTTTTGCCCAGGCCGTACTTGGCGACCACCCGCTGGGCAGGCCTATCGGTGGTACCAACGAAACAATCTCTGCCGTTACTCGCGATGCGGTTTGGGGACACTACCAAGACAACTACCGCCCACAAGATTTGGTAATTGCGGCAGCCGGTGGGGTAGAGCACGGTCAGCTAATTCATTTGGTTGAGACTGCACTAATTGAGGCTGGATGGGACTTGAACAAACAAGCCAACCCGGTAGAGCGCCGGTTGCTGCACCCGGCAAGAATTTCACGCGGAACTGAACTAAAAGTGATTCAGCGTCCAATCGCGCAGGCAAATGTTTTGCTTGGCATGCAGGGGTTGGTTGCTGACGATGAGCGTCGCTACGCCATGGGAATTCTAAACACCGTGCTTGGTGGCGGAATGAGTTCTCGCATGTTCCAAGAAATTCGCGAAAAGCGCGGCCTGGCTTACTCTGTCTACTCTTTCAACCAGGGGTATTCAGATGGCGCATACTTTGGTTTGTACGCGGGTTGTTCACCAGCCAAGACCGCAGAGGTGACCCGTCTAATGGTGGCCGAGCTTGAGAAAATTGCCACCGATGGCATTCGCCAAGACGAACTAGAACTTGCCAAGGGAAACATCTCTGGCAGCCTGGCCCTGAAATATGAGAGCACCATGGCTCGCATGAACCGTTTGATCAGCGCCGAAATCGTAAATGGTGAATTTTTTGATCTTGACGATTCTTTGCTTCACGTAAATGCCGTGACCTTGGCAGACGTTCAAAATCTGGCTACAGATTTGATTAGGCGGGAGCGTTCTATCGTGGCGGTAGGCGATCTAGATGAGTCAACTTTCGCAGAGTTTATCTAG
- the dapB gene encoding 4-hydroxy-tetrahydrodipicolinate reductase, producing MSIKVAVVGATGRMGKLAIELIDAAQDLQLHAALDSKSELTEALGADVIFEVTRLEVSERVADFAIANDLKLVIGTSGWSAAKIAELQRKLESNSNAAVLVIPNFSIGSMLASSFAAQAAKFFDSIEIVEAHHAGKIDSPSGTAVRTAEMIADARKGLTQPLIPGVGQEARGEVVAGVPIHSIRLSGVSAKQDVVFGGESEVLTISHEVSSIRSYVHGILLSIRLAAQSRGLTVGLQSVVDASSQK from the coding sequence ATGTCAATCAAAGTAGCTGTAGTCGGTGCAACCGGACGTATGGGCAAGCTTGCCATTGAGCTAATCGATGCCGCCCAGGACCTGCAACTTCACGCTGCTCTAGATTCAAAGAGCGAACTTACCGAGGCGCTTGGTGCCGACGTAATTTTTGAGGTAACTCGCCTTGAAGTAAGTGAACGAGTTGCAGACTTCGCTATTGCAAATGACTTGAAACTAGTCATTGGCACCAGCGGTTGGTCTGCTGCAAAAATTGCAGAACTACAAAGGAAACTTGAGTCAAATTCAAATGCTGCCGTGCTGGTGATTCCAAATTTCTCAATCGGTTCCATGCTGGCTAGTTCTTTCGCGGCACAGGCCGCAAAATTCTTCGACTCAATTGAAATTGTTGAGGCCCACCACGCCGGAAAGATTGATTCGCCTTCTGGTACTGCGGTAAGAACCGCCGAGATGATTGCCGATGCGCGCAAGGGTTTGACTCAACCACTGATTCCAGGTGTAGGTCAGGAGGCACGCGGCGAGGTAGTTGCCGGCGTTCCGATTCACAGCATTCGACTATCCGGAGTTTCAGCCAAGCAAGACGTAGTCTTTGGCGGCGAAAGCGAGGTCCTAACTATCAGTCACGAGGTTTCGTCGATTCGTTCTTACGTTCACGGAATCTTGTTAAGCATTCGTCTCGCAGCTCAAAGTCGCGGCTTGACCGTTGGTTTACAGTCGGTCGTTGACGCAAGCTCGCAGAAATAG
- a CDS encoding DUF4395 domain-containing protein → MSTSNNTPAGIDPRGPRFGATITSVLLLITVFLALDAATLGAAFGLLVLVTVSFAIGAFLGNSKHPYGLIFKKLIRPRLAAPKELEDPRPPQFAQLVGLLVAGTGVVLYIAGAQGALVFAAGAAFVAAFLNAAFAFCLGCQMYVGLQRIGLIKKH, encoded by the coding sequence ATGAGCACATCAAATAACACCCCTGCAGGAATCGATCCCCGCGGTCCGCGCTTTGGAGCAACCATCACATCGGTGTTGCTGTTGATCACTGTGTTTCTGGCACTTGATGCAGCAACCCTTGGTGCGGCCTTCGGTCTACTGGTCTTAGTCACCGTATCTTTTGCTATCGGGGCTTTCTTGGGTAACTCAAAGCACCCCTACGGTTTGATTTTCAAAAAACTGATTCGTCCGCGTCTTGCGGCGCCAAAAGAACTTGAGGACCCTCGCCCGCCGCAGTTTGCGCAACTAGTTGGCCTGCTAGTTGCAGGTACCGGAGTTGTGCTTTACATTGCTGGGGCTCAGGGAGCCTTGGTATTTGCTGCTGGTGCGGCTTTTGTTGCAGCCTTTCTTAACGCTGCATTTGCCTTTTGCCTTGGCTGCCAAATGTATGTTGGCCTGCAGCGCATTGGGCTAATCAAAAAGCACTAG
- a CDS encoding TlpA family protein disulfide reductase, which produces MPIETRVALIIGLLALSVAAGLIWRARTGRAKQVTKGEIINLAEIGAVKNGQPVTKFGQKVTFLQFSSEFCTACRQTAKLYSELEKVHPEILHIEVDITNRVDLANKFNILQTPTTLVLDSRGRVTSRIGGAVKQQTIQDEIGSFEI; this is translated from the coding sequence ATGCCCATCGAGACCCGCGTCGCCCTGATCATTGGCCTGCTGGCCTTATCTGTCGCCGCCGGTTTAATCTGGCGAGCCAGAACGGGCCGGGCAAAGCAGGTAACCAAAGGCGAAATAATTAATCTTGCCGAAATCGGGGCCGTCAAAAACGGACAACCTGTAACCAAGTTTGGACAAAAGGTCACCTTTCTTCAGTTCTCGAGCGAGTTCTGCACCGCTTGTCGTCAAACTGCAAAACTTTACAGCGAATTAGAAAAAGTTCATCCAGAAATTTTGCACATCGAGGTGGACATAACAAACCGAGTTGACCTGGCCAATAAATTCAACATTCTTCAAACACCAACCACTCTGGTCCTGGATTCCCGCGGTCGCGTGACTTCAAGGATTGGTGGCGCCGTAAAGCAACAAACCATTCAAGACGAAATAGGAAGTTTCGAAATCTAA
- the thyX gene encoding FAD-dependent thymidylate synthase, protein MSDIIFRSDVTVELVRSSASDSDVLFAARVSTQGEQTLEAAAAHTDAAEDEKRNKGLINYLMRDRHGSPFEHNSMTFYVQAPIFVFREFMRHRIASYNEESGRYKELSPVFYVPAPDRNLVQVGKTGHYEFLPGSAEQIALVEQESRTASQHAYESYKRMLEAGVAREVARIVLPLNIYSSMYVTMNSRALMNFLSLRTQREGTHFPSFPQREIEMCAEKMEDFWAPLMPYTYEAFNKNGRVAP, encoded by the coding sequence GTGTCAGACATCATTTTTCGAAGCGACGTAACCGTTGAACTAGTGCGCTCCAGCGCCTCAGACTCAGACGTGCTCTTTGCAGCTCGTGTTTCGACTCAGGGGGAGCAGACTCTGGAGGCAGCCGCTGCCCACACCGATGCGGCTGAAGACGAAAAGCGCAACAAGGGCCTAATCAACTACTTGATGCGCGATCGCCACGGCTCACCGTTTGAGCACAACTCAATGACTTTTTACGTTCAGGCACCGATTTTTGTGTTCCGCGAGTTCATGCGTCACCGCATTGCCAGCTACAACGAGGAATCTGGCCGTTACAAGGAGCTTTCTCCGGTTTTCTATGTGCCAGCCCCAGACCGCAATTTGGTTCAGGTTGGTAAGACAGGGCACTACGAGTTTTTGCCAGGTTCTGCCGAGCAGATTGCCTTGGTTGAGCAGGAGTCACGCACGGCATCTCAGCACGCGTACGAATCGTATAAGCGCATGCTCGAGGCTGGCGTGGCCCGTGAGGTTGCTCGCATCGTCTTGCCACTCAACATTTACTCCAGCATGTACGTCACCATGAACTCTCGTGCATTGATGAACTTCTTGAGTCTTCGCACCCAGCGTGAAGGTACTCACTTTCCTTCATTCCCTCAGCGTGAAATCGAAATGTGTGCTGAGAAGATGGAAGATTTCTGGGCGCCGTTAATGCCATACACCTACGAGGCATTTAACAAGAATGGCCGCGTAGCTCCTTAG